acttcGTGGTTGAAGGTGTTtgttttagaaataaaaaaagagaaaaaagaaaaatacattgtttaaaaatattacatttcaagtatacattattataaagtCAATACAATTTCTAGTATCGTTAACAAATTAatagttctctttttttttttttttcttttttttttttcttaaaacgtGTTCAGtttgaatttgaaatttgtttgTTGTACTTGTTGTTTTAGTGATGAAACAGTGATAAAATGGCTTTGTGGAATAATGTTTTATCGGGTTTCGATACGGAAGATGAAACTATTAATTTTGGAACGAGAATTGTTATAGAAAGTAAAACATCTATTTATGAAACTGTCACACTTGCAACCGTACAAGCGGATGGAGAAGTATGATGTgatatcgttaaattttatttattaaatactttttaagaaataattattataaattttgtttctttcataaGGTCAAAAATAAACCAAACATTCAAGGTTCTCTTCAACGTACTAAATTGTGTATAGCAATTGATAAATCCATTACAATATTTGAAGATGAAAcatgcataaatatattattaagtatAGGTTTCGATTCCTTAATAACATGTTATTGTATATCAAGGAacgaagaatatttatatgttgtaTTGAAAAATGGAATGTTA
The window above is part of the Vespa velutina chromosome 24, iVesVel2.1, whole genome shotgun sequence genome. Proteins encoded here:
- the LOC124957143 gene encoding uncharacterized protein LOC124957143 — translated: MALWNNVLSGFDTEDETINFGTRIVIESKTSIYETVTLATVQADGEVKNKPNIQGSLQRTKLCIAIDKSITIFEDETCINILLSIGFDSLITCYCISRNEEYLYVVLKNGMLYCLHLSDNSGVIFSINIFDLTNDYFNIMKIFIEKENNDLTEIILINGKGAIYRVTLFSVEKFISTDIENDE